A genomic window from Aquila chrysaetos chrysaetos chromosome 9, bAquChr1.4, whole genome shotgun sequence includes:
- the TANGO2 gene encoding transport and Golgi organization protein 2 homolog isoform X3, whose translation MCILLFKFDPRPVSKNAYRLILAANRDEFYHRPSKSADFWDSSNEILSGLDMEEGKEGGTWLGISKKGKMAALTNYMQPKIDKNAKGRGALVTNFLTADLDSYSYLKKVSVEGHLYNGFNLLAADLNTTKGDVICYYGNKGEPEPVFLNPGIYGLSNSLLDTPWKKLQYGKQLFTEVVKRSQDLTKEDLVQELLTVMNNQEPSSSPPQQQRK comes from the exons ATGTGCATCCTTCTATTCAAATTTGACCCCCGACCAGTTTCAAAGAATGCATACAG GCTTATTCTAGCAGCTAATAGGGATGAATTTTACCACAGACCATCCAAATCGGCAGATTTTTGGGACAGCAGCAATGAGATCCTTAGTG GTCTGGatatggaggaaggaaaagaaggcgGGACATGGCTGGGAATCAGTAAGAAAGGCAAGATGGCAGCCCTGACAAACTATATGCAGCCAAAGAttgataaaaatgcaaaaggaagag GTGCTCTTGTAACAAACTTCTTGACTGCAGATCTGGACAGCTACTCTTACTTGAAGAAAGTTTCAGTAGAAGGACATCTTTACAATGGATTTAATTTATTAGCAGCTGACTTGAA taccACCAAAGGAGATGTAATTTGCTACTATGGAAACAAAGGAGAACCAGAACCTGTTTTCCTAAATCCTG gAATATATGGATTGAGTAATTCTTTGTTGGATACACCATGGAAGAAACTTCAGTATGGGAagcagcttttcacagaagTGGTCAAGAGAAGTCAAGACCTTACCAAAGAAGACTTGGTGCAGGAGCTTCTTACAGTGATGAATAATCAAGAGCC GTCCTCTTCTCCaccacaacaacaaagaaaatga
- the TANGO2 gene encoding transport and Golgi organization protein 2 homolog isoform X2: protein MCILLFKFDPRPVSKNAYRLILAANRDEFYHRPSKSADFWDSSNEILSGALVTNFLTADLDSYSYLKKVSVEGHLYNGFNLLAADLNTTKGDVICYYGNKGEPEPVFLNPGIYGLSNSLLDTPWKKLQYGKQLFTEVVKRSQDLTKEDLVQELLTVMNNQEPQLPDPAIEDQGKDYIRPILNKYAAVCVRCPGYGTRTNTVILIDSEGRVTFTERNMINADVNQWKTSTYEFKLHA, encoded by the exons ATGTGCATCCTTCTATTCAAATTTGACCCCCGACCAGTTTCAAAGAATGCATACAG GCTTATTCTAGCAGCTAATAGGGATGAATTTTACCACAGACCATCCAAATCGGCAGATTTTTGGGACAGCAGCAATGAGATCCTTAGTG GTGCTCTTGTAACAAACTTCTTGACTGCAGATCTGGACAGCTACTCTTACTTGAAGAAAGTTTCAGTAGAAGGACATCTTTACAATGGATTTAATTTATTAGCAGCTGACTTGAA taccACCAAAGGAGATGTAATTTGCTACTATGGAAACAAAGGAGAACCAGAACCTGTTTTCCTAAATCCTG gAATATATGGATTGAGTAATTCTTTGTTGGATACACCATGGAAGAAACTTCAGTATGGGAagcagcttttcacagaagTGGTCAAGAGAAGTCAAGACCTTACCAAAGAAGACTTGGTGCAGGAGCTTCTTACAGTGATGAATAATCAAGAGCC tcaatTACCAGACCCTGCAATTGAAGACCAAGGGAAGGATTATATACGTCCTATATTGAACAAGTATGCAGCTGTATGTGTTCGTTGCCCAGGTTATGGAACAAG GACTAACACGGTCATTCTCATCGATTCAGAAGGACGGGTTACTTTCACAGAGCGCAACATGATCAATGCAGATGTCAACCAGTGGAAAACAAGCACCTATGAATTCAAACTGCACGCTTAA
- the TANGO2 gene encoding transport and Golgi organization protein 2 homolog isoform X4 — translation MCILLFKFDPRPVSKNAYRLILAANRDEFYHRPSKSADFWDSSNEILSGLDMEEGKEGGTWLGISKKGKMAALTNYMQPKIDKNAKGRGALVTNFLTADLDSYSYLKKVSVEGHLYNGFNLLAADLNTTKGDVICYYGNKGEPEPVFLNPVNYQTLQLKTKGRIIYVLY, via the exons ATGTGCATCCTTCTATTCAAATTTGACCCCCGACCAGTTTCAAAGAATGCATACAG GCTTATTCTAGCAGCTAATAGGGATGAATTTTACCACAGACCATCCAAATCGGCAGATTTTTGGGACAGCAGCAATGAGATCCTTAGTG GTCTGGatatggaggaaggaaaagaaggcgGGACATGGCTGGGAATCAGTAAGAAAGGCAAGATGGCAGCCCTGACAAACTATATGCAGCCAAAGAttgataaaaatgcaaaaggaagag GTGCTCTTGTAACAAACTTCTTGACTGCAGATCTGGACAGCTACTCTTACTTGAAGAAAGTTTCAGTAGAAGGACATCTTTACAATGGATTTAATTTATTAGCAGCTGACTTGAA taccACCAAAGGAGATGTAATTTGCTACTATGGAAACAAAGGAGAACCAGAACCTGTTTTCCTAAATCCTG tcaatTACCAGACCCTGCAATTGAAGACCAAGGGAAGGATTATATACGTCCTATATTGA
- the TANGO2 gene encoding transport and Golgi organization protein 2 homolog isoform X1, with amino-acid sequence MCILLFKFDPRPVSKNAYRLILAANRDEFYHRPSKSADFWDSSNEILSGLDMEEGKEGGTWLGISKKGKMAALTNYMQPKIDKNAKGRGALVTNFLTADLDSYSYLKKVSVEGHLYNGFNLLAADLNTTKGDVICYYGNKGEPEPVFLNPGIYGLSNSLLDTPWKKLQYGKQLFTEVVKRSQDLTKEDLVQELLTVMNNQEPQLPDPAIEDQGKDYIRPILNKYAAVCVRCPGYGTRTNTVILIDSEGRVTFTERNMINADVNQWKTSTYEFKLHA; translated from the exons ATGTGCATCCTTCTATTCAAATTTGACCCCCGACCAGTTTCAAAGAATGCATACAG GCTTATTCTAGCAGCTAATAGGGATGAATTTTACCACAGACCATCCAAATCGGCAGATTTTTGGGACAGCAGCAATGAGATCCTTAGTG GTCTGGatatggaggaaggaaaagaaggcgGGACATGGCTGGGAATCAGTAAGAAAGGCAAGATGGCAGCCCTGACAAACTATATGCAGCCAAAGAttgataaaaatgcaaaaggaagag GTGCTCTTGTAACAAACTTCTTGACTGCAGATCTGGACAGCTACTCTTACTTGAAGAAAGTTTCAGTAGAAGGACATCTTTACAATGGATTTAATTTATTAGCAGCTGACTTGAA taccACCAAAGGAGATGTAATTTGCTACTATGGAAACAAAGGAGAACCAGAACCTGTTTTCCTAAATCCTG gAATATATGGATTGAGTAATTCTTTGTTGGATACACCATGGAAGAAACTTCAGTATGGGAagcagcttttcacagaagTGGTCAAGAGAAGTCAAGACCTTACCAAAGAAGACTTGGTGCAGGAGCTTCTTACAGTGATGAATAATCAAGAGCC tcaatTACCAGACCCTGCAATTGAAGACCAAGGGAAGGATTATATACGTCCTATATTGAACAAGTATGCAGCTGTATGTGTTCGTTGCCCAGGTTATGGAACAAG GACTAACACGGTCATTCTCATCGATTCAGAAGGACGGGTTACTTTCACAGAGCGCAACATGATCAATGCAGATGTCAACCAGTGGAAAACAAGCACCTATGAATTCAAACTGCACGCTTAA